The following proteins are co-located in the Bosea sp. AS-1 genome:
- a CDS encoding sugar ABC transporter permease — protein sequence MNARTPISAVALVTPVQLMIGGIIFLPAIYVFWLSLNQSSFGQAASFVGLANYAKVLADPYFWKALLNTVIVVAVVVHVELLIGLGMALFFASGVPFRPLLLAIVLAPYAVSEVSAVVMWRYLFEPDVGMMSRLLATIGLPPIEWAVNPSHGLAMVSLLSIWLHLPFSFIILYAARLSIPSDLYEAASIDGASAWTSFRRVTLPLLMPALLIAALFRYIFAFRLFSEVWLMTGGGPARSTEVMAVYLYLEAFRYNAFGSAAATGWLLVLASLLLALFYLRRLYREMFARA from the coding sequence ATGAACGCGCGCACGCCTATCTCCGCGGTCGCCCTGGTCACGCCGGTCCAGTTGATGATCGGCGGCATCATCTTCCTGCCGGCGATCTACGTATTCTGGCTGAGCCTCAACCAGTCCTCCTTCGGCCAAGCGGCGAGCTTCGTCGGTCTCGCCAACTACGCGAAGGTGCTGGCCGATCCGTATTTCTGGAAGGCACTGCTCAATACGGTGATCGTCGTCGCGGTTGTCGTGCATGTCGAGTTGCTGATCGGGCTCGGCATGGCGCTGTTCTTCGCTTCCGGCGTGCCGTTCCGGCCGCTGCTGCTCGCCATTGTGCTCGCGCCCTATGCGGTCAGCGAGGTTTCGGCGGTGGTGATGTGGCGCTATCTGTTCGAGCCGGATGTCGGAATGATGAGCCGGCTGCTGGCCACCATCGGCCTGCCGCCGATCGAATGGGCGGTGAACCCGAGCCACGGCCTTGCCATGGTCAGCCTGCTCTCGATCTGGCTGCACCTGCCGTTCTCGTTCATCATCCTCTATGCCGCGCGGCTCTCGATCCCCAGCGATCTCTACGAGGCGGCGTCGATCGATGGCGCCTCGGCCTGGACCTCGTTCCGTCGTGTGACGCTGCCGCTCTTGATGCCGGCGCTGCTGATCGCGGCCCTGTTCCGCTACATCTTCGCTTTCAGGCTGTTCTCCGAGGTCTGGCTGATGACCGGCGGTGGACCGGCGCGCTCGACCGAGGTGATGGCGGTCTATCTCTATCTCGAGGCCTTCCGCTACAACGCCTTCGGCTCGGCCGCCGCCACCGGCTGGCTCCTGGTGCTCGCCTCGCTCCTGCTCGCGCTGTTCTATCTGCGCCGGCTCTATCGGGAGATGTTCGCGCGTGCCTAA
- a CDS encoding carbohydrate ABC transporter permease: MPKLLRHFLKFVGLLAVVAWSLVPIGLIAMSSFKADRDIFSPTGAFSFAPTLANYQALWNRWGDFFFGLWNSFLVTVGATVLAVGVSLLAGFAYSRFASRGLQASAFFLIFIRLIPPIVITLPLFPVANWLGLNDTHFILILLYATFFVSLGTVVMRTFIDQIPRELDEAAMVDGASQMQIIARIILPMAAQGMLAVSVFVIVYAWNEFLFAFIFTTTKAKTAPLVISEMIGAVEGVEWGVLFAASTVQLVPVLAFVILMQKHLVAGLTAGAVKG; the protein is encoded by the coding sequence GTGCCTAAGCTTCTGCGCCATTTCCTGAAGTTCGTCGGCTTGCTCGCGGTCGTCGCCTGGTCGCTCGTGCCGATCGGCCTGATCGCGATGTCGTCCTTCAAGGCCGATCGCGACATCTTCTCGCCGACGGGCGCCTTCTCCTTCGCACCGACGCTGGCGAACTATCAGGCCCTCTGGAACCGCTGGGGCGATTTCTTCTTCGGCCTGTGGAACAGCTTCCTCGTCACGGTCGGCGCGACCGTGCTCGCGGTCGGCGTCTCCCTGCTCGCCGGCTTCGCCTATTCGCGCTTCGCCTCGCGAGGCCTGCAGGCCTCGGCCTTCTTCCTGATCTTCATCCGCCTGATCCCGCCGATCGTGATCACGCTACCGCTCTTCCCGGTGGCGAACTGGCTCGGCCTCAACGACACGCATTTCATCCTGATCCTGCTCTACGCGACCTTCTTCGTCTCGCTCGGCACGGTGGTAATGCGGACCTTCATCGACCAGATCCCGCGCGAGCTCGACGAAGCAGCGATGGTCGACGGCGCCTCGCAGATGCAGATCATCGCCCGCATCATCCTGCCGATGGCGGCGCAGGGCATGCTCGCGGTGTCGGTCTTCGTCATCGTCTATGCCTGGAACGAGTTCCTTTTCGCCTTCATCTTCACGACCACCAAGGCGAAGACCGCGCCACTGGTGATTTCCGAGATGATCGGCGCTGTCGAAGGCGTCGAATGGGGCGTGCTCTTCGCGGCGTCGACCGTGCAGCTCGTGCCGGTGCTCGCCTTCGTCATCCTCATGCAGAAGCATCTCGTGGCCGGGCTCACTGCCGGCGCGGTGAAGGGATAA
- a CDS encoding DUF6772 family protein, whose protein sequence is MNASELRLDELRRALRESDPQLSRFDPLPRIICLDDFDRGMCGWTQLVGNYEDTLDAMLPGYAQHSHAMLSTLPNWDFGSHGGVDGSYALKIATRPKKGAQNVAIKRLTFRKAGPIRLEAYFTFKPEATELALSETDIRSFGFLYDLQIGDTSGPGDRVMPHLRFLNAQDGQHIQKWQFKRKTTPIKPIGTAGKTITHYHLAPSDWEDLPGGEQRLCYNEIPTKVNWHYLRFDFDLAAMQATRFQVNDRVFAMEGYDCIRIPAMKNLWCMLNLGFFAETDTDKRAFAYLDSVCLSGDF, encoded by the coding sequence ATGAACGCATCGGAACTCCGGCTCGACGAGCTGCGCCGCGCCCTCCGCGAGAGCGACCCGCAACTCAGCCGCTTCGACCCGTTGCCGCGCATCATCTGCCTCGACGATTTCGACCGCGGCATGTGCGGCTGGACACAGCTCGTCGGCAATTACGAGGACACGCTCGACGCGATGCTGCCGGGCTATGCCCAGCACAGCCATGCCATGCTCTCGACGCTGCCGAACTGGGATTTCGGCTCGCATGGCGGCGTCGACGGTTCCTATGCGCTGAAGATCGCGACCCGTCCGAAGAAGGGCGCGCAGAATGTCGCGATCAAGCGGCTAACCTTCCGCAAGGCGGGGCCGATCCGGCTGGAAGCCTATTTCACCTTCAAGCCTGAGGCGACGGAGCTTGCGCTGTCGGAGACCGATATCCGCTCCTTCGGTTTCCTCTACGATCTCCAGATCGGCGACACTTCGGGACCGGGCGACCGCGTGATGCCGCACTTACGCTTCCTCAACGCGCAGGACGGACAGCACATCCAGAAATGGCAGTTCAAGCGCAAGACGACGCCGATCAAGCCGATCGGCACCGCCGGCAAGACGATTACACATTACCATCTGGCTCCCAGCGACTGGGAGGACCTGCCCGGCGGTGAGCAGCGGCTCTGCTATAACGAGATTCCGACCAAGGTGAACTGGCACTATCTGCGCTTCGATTTCGACCTCGCAGCGATGCAAGCGACAAGATTTCAGGTCAACGACCGGGTGTTCGCCATGGAGGGCTACGACTGCATCCGTATTCCCGCGATGAAGAACCTGTGGTGCATGCTGAACCTCGGCTTCTTCGCCGAGACCGACACCGACAAGCGCGCCTTTGCCTATCTCGACTCCGTTTGCCTGTCGGGGGATTTCTGA
- a CDS encoding carboxymuconolactone decarboxylase family protein gives MTTSPCPPISDADWPQAIAGMKDGFAGALNVYRTMAHHPALLQAWAPLRQHIVKDSALGPVRSEVVILRAAHRMGSPYEWAHHVSRARGLGMSDARIAALRGMPRGEDGLIARAVDGLFDDKRLSPALEAELAAALGHEAVFDLIATVGFYSVLGYILMTYDTPIDAAVAAEMTDRPLAAS, from the coding sequence ATGACGACCTCTCCCTGCCCGCCGATCAGCGATGCCGACTGGCCTCAGGCCATCGCCGGGATGAAGGACGGCTTTGCGGGCGCGCTCAATGTCTATCGCACGATGGCGCATCACCCCGCGCTGCTGCAGGCATGGGCGCCGCTGCGCCAGCACATCGTCAAGGACAGCGCGCTCGGGCCGGTGCGCTCCGAGGTCGTGATCCTGCGCGCTGCCCATCGCATGGGCTCGCCCTATGAATGGGCGCATCATGTCAGCCGGGCGCGGGGGCTCGGCATGAGCGATGCACGCATCGCCGCACTGCGCGGGATGCCGAGAGGCGAGGATGGGCTGATCGCGAGGGCGGTCGATGGGCTCTTCGATGACAAGCGCCTGTCACCGGCCCTCGAAGCCGAGCTCGCCGCGGCGCTCGGGCACGAGGCGGTCTTCGACCTGATCGCGACGGTCGGCTTCTACTCGGTCCTCGGCTACATCCTGATGACCTACGACACGCCGATCGATGCGGCCGTCGCAGCGGAAATGACCGATCGGCCGCTCGCCGCGAGCTGA
- a CDS encoding carbon-nitrogen hydrolase family protein, which produces MISASLVQLDVQSLAPVENFRRIDEFVAAEAARGAQLILFPELSNTGYVEPLVPGGPLVSDVPHFGAALYEACAAPDGEEIKALVALAARHRVHLVIGLGLRDRLRAGVMRNASLLIGPEGVIGDYTKIHQWQNEKLFFTGGDSIDTYPVFGTRLGMQVCYDIRFPEITRILALQGASIVTSVWASFGAEDAAVTDEALFIHRAYTRATENGVFFLSCNRSGSRGGQRFFGRSCAVGPDGKLLGALDHDREDVLRVKIDLAEIARYRSFTGIWADRAPALYAKYLNS; this is translated from the coding sequence ATGATATCCGCCAGCCTCGTCCAGCTCGACGTCCAGTCTCTGGCGCCCGTCGAGAATTTCCGGCGCATCGACGAGTTCGTCGCGGCCGAAGCCGCGCGAGGCGCCCAGCTCATCCTGTTCCCGGAACTGTCGAATACCGGCTATGTCGAGCCGCTGGTGCCCGGCGGTCCACTGGTCAGCGACGTGCCGCATTTTGGCGCCGCGCTCTACGAGGCCTGTGCAGCGCCGGATGGCGAGGAGATCAAGGCGCTGGTCGCGCTCGCAGCGCGGCATCGCGTGCATCTCGTCATCGGGCTCGGCCTGCGCGACCGGCTGCGCGCCGGCGTGATGCGCAACGCCTCGCTCTTGATCGGCCCGGAGGGCGTGATCGGCGACTACACCAAGATCCACCAATGGCAGAACGAGAAGCTGTTCTTCACCGGCGGTGACAGTATCGATACCTATCCCGTCTTCGGGACGCGGCTCGGCATGCAGGTCTGCTATGATATCCGCTTCCCCGAGATCACACGCATCCTTGCCCTGCAGGGCGCCAGCATCGTCACCTCGGTCTGGGCCTCCTTCGGCGCCGAGGACGCAGCGGTGACCGACGAGGCGCTGTTCATCCACCGGGCCTATACGCGGGCGACAGAAAACGGCGTCTTCTTCCTGAGCTGCAACCGCAGCGGCAGCCGCGGCGGGCAGCGCTTCTTCGGCCGCTCCTGCGCGGTCGGGCCGGATGGCAAGCTGCTCGGCGCGCTCGACCATGACCGCGAGGACGTGCTGCGGGTCAAGATCGACCTGGCCGAAATCGCGCGCTATCGCAGCTTCACGGGCATCTGGGCCGACCGGGCCCCCGCGCTCTACGCCAAATACCTCAACAGCTGA
- a CDS encoding ABC transporter ATP-binding protein, producing the protein MTATASVPQPVLSIRDLKVATRGRQPSEILKGISFDIQPGETLCLVGESGSGKSVTSLVAMDLLPRDELQATGGVVLLNGEDILTATPSRTKALRGAEMAMIFQEPMTALNPVLTIGLQMDEVYWAHTQMRPRERREAALAAFAAVHLPDPARIYDSYPHQLSGGQRQRVMIAMALALKPKLLIADEPTTALDVTTQKQILGLIRELQEKQNTAVLFITHDMGVVVDIADRVCVMRRGEIVETGPIEQVLSRPREDYTRDLLQAVPSLIPRAPRVAAKEAEAVVEIRNLEKTFSFGTLLGKLTGRDIRTVRAVNDVSFKLARGRTLGIVGESGSGKSTVARCLLRLEHPTGGEIRVNGQDIAPLQGQAALAPARRRVQMVFQDPNRSLNPRLRIGESLIEGPLNLGEDRVSALKRAGELLEVVGLPRASLERFPHQFSGGQRQRIAIARALMMEPEVIVADEAVSALDVSVQAQVLALLAEIQERRNLAVLFITHDLRVAAQICDEVMVMQRGRVVEDGPAAEVLASPRHEYTRALINAAPGRDWDFATGRRIAGADA; encoded by the coding sequence GTGACTGCCACAGCCTCCGTGCCCCAGCCGGTGCTCTCGATCCGCGATCTCAAGGTCGCGACGCGCGGACGCCAGCCCTCCGAGATCCTGAAAGGCATTAGCTTCGACATCCAGCCGGGCGAGACGCTCTGCCTCGTCGGCGAATCCGGTTCCGGCAAGTCAGTGACCTCGCTGGTCGCGATGGACCTCTTGCCGCGCGACGAATTGCAGGCGACTGGCGGCGTGGTATTGCTCAACGGCGAGGACATCCTCACCGCGACGCCGTCGCGCACCAAGGCGCTGCGCGGCGCCGAAATGGCGATGATCTTCCAGGAGCCGATGACGGCGCTGAACCCGGTGCTGACCATCGGCCTGCAGATGGATGAGGTCTATTGGGCCCACACCCAGATGCGGCCGAGGGAGCGTAGGGAAGCCGCGCTCGCTGCCTTCGCGGCGGTGCATCTGCCCGATCCGGCGCGGATCTACGACAGTTACCCGCACCAGCTCTCCGGCGGCCAGCGCCAGCGCGTGATGATCGCGATGGCGCTGGCGCTCAAGCCGAAGCTGCTGATCGCCGACGAGCCGACCACCGCGCTCGACGTCACCACGCAGAAGCAGATTCTCGGCCTGATCCGCGAATTGCAGGAGAAGCAGAACACCGCCGTCCTGTTCATCACCCACGACATGGGCGTGGTCGTCGACATCGCCGACCGGGTCTGCGTGATGCGTCGCGGCGAGATCGTCGAGACCGGCCCGATCGAGCAGGTGCTGAGCCGGCCGCGCGAGGACTATACGCGCGACCTGCTGCAGGCCGTGCCGTCGCTGATCCCTCGTGCGCCACGCGTTGCGGCGAAAGAGGCCGAGGCCGTCGTCGAGATCAGGAATCTCGAGAAGACTTTCAGTTTCGGGACACTGCTCGGCAAGCTGACGGGCCGCGACATCCGCACCGTGCGCGCCGTCAACGATGTCAGCTTCAAGCTAGCGCGCGGGCGCACGCTCGGCATTGTCGGCGAAAGCGGCTCGGGCAAGTCGACGGTGGCGCGCTGCCTGCTCCGGCTGGAGCACCCGACCGGCGGCGAGATCCGGGTCAACGGCCAGGACATCGCTCCGCTCCAAGGTCAGGCGGCGCTGGCGCCAGCGCGGCGGCGCGTGCAGATGGTGTTCCAGGACCCCAACCGCTCGCTCAATCCGCGCCTGCGCATCGGCGAGAGCCTGATCGAGGGGCCGCTCAATCTCGGCGAAGATCGTGTCTCCGCGCTCAAGCGCGCCGGCGAGCTGCTCGAGGTCGTCGGCCTGCCGCGCGCCAGCCTCGAACGCTTCCCGCACCAGTTCTCCGGCGGCCAGCGCCAGCGCATCGCGATCGCGCGCGCGCTGATGATGGAGCCAGAGGTCATCGTCGCGGACGAGGCCGTCTCGGCGCTGGACGTCTCGGTGCAGGCACAGGTGCTGGCGCTGCTGGCGGAGATCCAGGAGCGGCGCAACCTCGCCGTGCTGTTCATCACCCATGACTTGCGCGTCGCGGCGCAGATCTGCGACGAGGTGATGGTGATGCAGCGTGGTCGCGTGGTCGAGGATGGTCCCGCGGCCGAGGTGCTGGCCAGCCCGCGCCACGAATACACGCGTGCCTTGATCAACGCGGCCCCCGGGCGGGACTGGGATTTCGCCACCGGGCGCCGTATCGCCGGAGCCGACGCATGA
- a CDS encoding ABC transporter permease — MSAASNPAQSGLPRRRLLRNPPHWTTVLAIIVLIAIVAMAVFAPLLANFEPTKLNAAMRLKPASETYWLGTDSFGRDLYSRVVYGARVSLLVGAGVAAGAILIGLPLGLLAGWYRGIDGVLMRMMDGLMAIPGILLAIAIVALVRGGLATVIIAIMIPAIPQVVRLVRARVIAAREETYVDAAMLLGTPPLKLIWKHLLPTTIAPLIVQGTYMYASAILTEAALSFLGVGIGTEIPSWGNIMAEGRLYFAINHWLVFWPAIVLSACILSINLLGDALRDRLDPKMQGRAP; from the coding sequence ATGAGCGCCGCATCGAACCCAGCGCAGAGCGGCCTCCCCCGCCGGCGCCTGCTGCGAAACCCGCCGCACTGGACGACGGTGCTGGCCATCATCGTTCTCATCGCCATCGTCGCGATGGCGGTCTTCGCCCCACTGCTCGCCAATTTCGAGCCGACCAAGCTCAATGCGGCGATGCGGTTGAAACCTGCTTCCGAGACCTACTGGCTCGGCACGGACTCGTTCGGCCGCGACCTCTATTCGCGTGTGGTCTATGGTGCGAGGGTCTCGCTGCTGGTGGGCGCGGGCGTCGCGGCGGGCGCGATCCTGATCGGCCTGCCGCTCGGCCTGCTCGCCGGCTGGTATCGCGGCATCGACGGCGTGCTGATGCGGATGATGGACGGGCTGATGGCGATCCCCGGCATCCTGCTCGCCATCGCCATCGTCGCGCTGGTCCGCGGCGGGCTCGCCACCGTCATCATCGCCATCATGATCCCCGCGATCCCGCAGGTGGTGCGCCTCGTCCGGGCGCGCGTCATCGCAGCCCGCGAAGAAACCTATGTCGACGCGGCGATGCTGCTCGGCACGCCGCCGCTCAAGCTGATCTGGAAGCACCTGCTGCCGACGACGATCGCCCCGCTGATCGTGCAGGGCACCTATATGTACGCTTCGGCTATCCTGACCGAGGCTGCCCTCTCCTTCCTCGGCGTCGGCATCGGCACCGAGATCCCGAGCTGGGGCAACATCATGGCCGAGGGCCGGCTCTATTTCGCGATCAACCACTGGCTGGTGTTCTGGCCGGCGATCGTGCTGTCGGCCTGCATCCTGTCGATCAACCTGCTCGGCGACGCGCTACGCGACCGGCTCGACCCGAAGATGCAAGGGAGAGCCCCGTGA
- a CDS encoding ABC transporter permease encodes MASYFLRRLAMAIPVMFFVALFVFLLLRLTPGDPAQAIAGDQATPAQLVAIRENLGLDKPLAGQFITWLGGMAAGDFGHSLISQRPVLEMIGQRIGPTLALAVMAMIFTVVISLPLGVLAAWRHGGMVDRFVMALSVVGFSVPIFVIGYVLIAVFAVDLKWFPVQGYKPLAEGLGPFLHRILLPGLALSSFYVALVSRMTRASMLEVLREDYVRTARAKGLGERIVLFRHALRNAAIPILTVIGTGFAMMVSGVVVTETVFNIPGLGRLVVDGVLARDYPLIQAIILLTAGAYVLINLLIDLSYALSDPRIRYQ; translated from the coding sequence ATGGCTTCCTATTTCCTGCGCAGGCTGGCGATGGCGATCCCCGTCATGTTCTTCGTGGCGCTGTTCGTCTTCCTGTTGTTGCGCCTGACGCCGGGTGACCCGGCCCAGGCCATCGCCGGTGATCAGGCGACCCCGGCGCAGCTCGTCGCGATCCGCGAGAATCTCGGCCTCGACAAACCGCTTGCCGGCCAGTTCATCACCTGGCTGGGCGGGATGGCAGCCGGCGATTTCGGCCACTCGCTGATCTCGCAGCGGCCGGTGCTGGAGATGATCGGCCAGCGCATCGGACCCACGCTGGCCCTCGCCGTCATGGCGATGATCTTCACGGTGGTGATCTCGCTGCCGCTCGGCGTGCTCGCCGCCTGGCGCCATGGCGGCATGGTCGACCGCTTCGTCATGGCGCTTTCGGTCGTCGGCTTCTCGGTGCCGATCTTCGTGATCGGCTATGTGTTGATCGCCGTTTTCGCCGTCGACCTGAAATGGTTTCCGGTGCAGGGCTACAAGCCGCTGGCCGAGGGCTTGGGCCCCTTCCTCCATCGCATCCTGCTGCCGGGGCTGGCGCTCTCCTCCTTCTATGTCGCATTGGTCTCGCGCATGACACGCGCCTCAATGCTCGAAGTGCTGCGCGAGGATTATGTCCGCACGGCGCGGGCCAAGGGGCTGGGCGAGCGGATCGTCCTGTTCCGCCACGCACTGCGCAACGCCGCGATCCCGATCCTCACCGTGATCGGCACCGGCTTCGCGATGATGGTTTCCGGCGTCGTCGTCACCGAGACGGTCTTCAACATTCCCGGCCTCGGGCGGCTGGTCGTCGATGGCGTGCTCGCCCGCGACTACCCGTTGATCCAGGCGATCATCCTGCTGACGGCCGGCGCCTATGTGCTGATCAACCTGCTGATCGACCTCTCCTATGCGCTGAGCGACCCGAGGATCCGCTACCAATGA
- a CDS encoding ABC transporter substrate-binding protein encodes MTFRFKTFGVAALLAGSLHVVPAFAETTLNAVMQAPLRTLDPILSTAQIVRTHGFMVFDTLLGMDAKYNPQPQMADYAVSDDKMTYTFTLRDGLKWHDGTPVKAEDCVASLKRWAANDGAGRTMMDYVASIEATSDKVLVIKLAKPFGQVLDLLAKPSPVPPFMMPKRLAETPAGQQVTEMIGSGPFKFVAAQYRPGDQAVYVKNTDYKPRSEPMSWTAGGKVVNVDKVVWKAMPDMQTSINALQSGDVDLIEQVTIDLLPLLKANDEIKTGAINALGSQVTGRFNHRLPPFDNPKVRQAAMYALDQEQLMQTAIGDSQYYKLCASDYGCDVPLASDAGSEYLKGSAKERMAKAKELLKASGYDGTPVLMMQPTDLTILSTQPIVAAERLREAGFKVDVAAMDWATLQSRKNSTQPVAQGGWNMLFTYWGVSGIWNPTVHALLDGSGKDTAWSGWPKNTRIEELRAAYLTAPTLDEQKKIAREIQQIAYDEGFYFNAGEFQSVAAWRANLKNLQPGPLTLFWGVSK; translated from the coding sequence ATGACGTTTCGGTTCAAGACATTCGGGGTTGCCGCGCTGCTCGCCGGCTCCCTTCACGTAGTCCCAGCCTTTGCCGAGACGACGCTCAACGCCGTCATGCAGGCGCCGCTCAGGACGCTCGACCCGATCCTGAGCACGGCCCAGATCGTGCGCACCCATGGCTTCATGGTGTTCGACACGCTGCTCGGCATGGACGCCAAGTACAACCCGCAGCCGCAGATGGCCGATTACGCCGTCTCGGACGACAAGATGACCTACACCTTCACCCTGCGCGACGGGTTGAAATGGCATGACGGCACGCCGGTGAAGGCCGAGGACTGCGTTGCCTCGCTCAAACGCTGGGCGGCCAATGACGGCGCCGGCCGCACGATGATGGACTATGTCGCCTCGATCGAGGCGACCTCCGACAAGGTGCTCGTCATCAAGCTGGCAAAGCCCTTCGGGCAGGTGCTGGACCTGCTGGCAAAACCCTCGCCGGTGCCGCCCTTCATGATGCCGAAGCGCCTCGCCGAGACACCCGCCGGCCAGCAGGTTACCGAAATGATCGGTTCTGGCCCGTTCAAGTTCGTCGCCGCCCAGTACCGGCCCGGCGACCAGGCCGTCTATGTCAAGAATACCGACTACAAGCCGCGCTCCGAGCCGATGAGCTGGACCGCCGGCGGCAAGGTCGTGAATGTCGACAAGGTCGTCTGGAAGGCGATGCCCGACATGCAGACTTCCATCAACGCCTTGCAGTCCGGCGATGTCGACCTGATCGAGCAGGTGACGATCGACCTCCTGCCGCTGCTCAAGGCCAATGACGAGATCAAGACCGGCGCCATCAACGCGCTGGGCAGCCAGGTCACCGGCCGCTTCAACCATCGCCTGCCGCCCTTCGACAACCCGAAGGTTCGCCAGGCGGCGATGTATGCGCTCGACCAGGAGCAGCTGATGCAGACCGCCATCGGCGACAGCCAGTATTACAAGCTCTGCGCTTCCGACTATGGCTGCGACGTGCCGCTCGCCTCCGATGCCGGCTCCGAATATCTCAAGGGCAGTGCCAAGGAGCGGATGGCCAAGGCCAAGGAGCTGCTGAAGGCCTCCGGCTATGACGGCACGCCGGTGCTGATGATGCAGCCCACCGACCTGACGATCCTCTCCACCCAGCCGATCGTCGCGGCCGAGCGGCTGCGCGAGGCCGGTTTCAAGGTCGATGTCGCCGCAATGGACTGGGCGACGCTGCAGTCGCGCAAGAACAGCACGCAGCCCGTGGCACAGGGCGGCTGGAACATGCTCTTCACCTATTGGGGCGTCTCCGGCATCTGGAATCCGACCGTGCATGCCCTGCTCGACGGTTCCGGCAAGGACACCGCCTGGTCGGGCTGGCCGAAAAACACCCGCATCGAGGAATTGCGCGCCGCCTATCTCACAGCGCCGACGCTCGACGAGCAGAAGAAGATCGCCAGGGAGATCCAGCAGATCGCCTATGACGAAGGCTTCTACTTCAACGCCGGCGAGTTCCAGTCCGTCGCTGCCTGGCGGGCAAATCTGAAGAACCTGCAACCCGGCCCGCTCACCCTGTTCTGGGGCGTGAGCAAGTAA